The Candidatus Effluviviaceae Genus V sp. genome contains the following window.
AGCGCTCGGAGCACCCCGAGGAGGCTCCCGGTCAGTGGCACGATCTCGACGCCGAAACGCGCCCGCAGGCTGTTCATCAGGCGGTCGACGAGGATGTTGTGCTGCTCGCCGACGAGGAACGTCAGCGGATATCCCATGGTGGCGAGCGTCGCGGCCAGCTCCCAGTTCCCGAAGTGCCCGGCCACGAGAATGGCGCCCCTGCCGCCCTCGAGCGCCTCGTCGAGATGCTCGGCACCGGTCAGCGTGATGGTCTGCTCGATGAGCTCGGGGGACAGCCTCGGGAACCGGGCGAACTCGAACGTCGTCCGACCGAAGTTCTCATAGGATTCCCGAGCGATCCGGACTAGCTCCTCCTCGTCGCGCTCGTCACCGAAGACGCGCCGCAGATGGTCCATCGTGACGCGTCGCCGGATGCCGAGCCCGAACGCGGCGCGGCCGAGGAGCGCGCCGAGCTCGCGGCCGGCACCCGGCGGCAGAGCGTTGACGAGCCAGTGGAACAGCCTGACGCCGGCATACTCGAGCCGGTGACTCAGTGTCGTCGGACGCGCCACGTCCCCTCCCCTACGCGAACCTGCCGGCGAGCCAGGACAGTTTGACCTCGACTGCGTCGTGCGGGCACACCTCGTGACAGCAGAGACACTCGACGCACGTCTTGAAGTCGACCGTCGGGACGCCGTCGACCAGTCTGATGGCGCGCACCGGGCAGCTCCTGACGCACAGACCGCACTCCGGTCCGCGGCACCCGCGCTCCGGCGACATCTCCGGGTGCGCCCAGATGAAGGGCTCCAGCAGCCTCACGAGGATGTCCGGGATGTAGTTCAGGGCGCCGGTTCCCGGCAGCCGGAAGTCCTCCGGGGCGAGTTTCTCTGCATCGTCACCGACGATGTCGATCCGGTCGAGACCGGCGACCCCGAGGCCGCGCTCCTCACCGATCCGCACGGTCGGCACCTGTCGCTCCCGGTAGCCCATCATGCCCGACGCGACGGCATCGAGCGCCACCGGGTCGGCGCTCGCCAGGATCGCGCCGACGTGTCGCCGCGAGCCTCCGGACGGACCGTCACCCTCCATGGCCGCGACGGCGTCCATGACGTGGAGCCGCGGCGGACGAAGCGAGAAGATGTCGACGACGATGCGGCTGAACGGGACGGGCCTCGGGGCGACGCTGTGGAGGCGCCCCTTCATGAACCCCGGGACGATCCCGTACATGTTCTTGACCGCCCCCGTGTAGAGCGTGAGCACGTGGGTCTTCATCTTCGGCAGGTTGATGATACCGTCGGCCTCGAGTACGGGCCGCGCCACCATGTACGGCCGCAGCGCGCCCGTGCGCTCCTCGGAGCCCGAGGCCTCGAAGCTCCTGAGCGCGACCTCCGTCTCCTCGGCGAGCTCCTCGAAGCCGGTGTTGCGCCAGACCCGCTCGACACCCCGGATGGCGCCGCCCGGACTGTCGCCCATCTCGGGCTCCGCGCCCGCGTCTCGCACCAGCCGGATGACCGCGCGGGCGACCTCCGGATGTGTCGTGATGGCCCGCTCCGGGGCCTTGGCGGAGAGGAGGTTCGGTTTGAGCAGGATCCGCTCGCCCGGCCTCACGAACCGCCCGATGCCCCCGATGAGATCGACCGCCCGCGAGACGGCCGCCCCGACCTCGCGACGCTCATAGCTTCCGCAGGAGACGACCGCGACGGTCGCCCGCTCCGTACCGCTCATTCACCGACTCCTCACTGTCTGACGAGCCCTCTCCGCACCGCCTCGGCGTCCGAGACGACGTATCTTCCTCCCGGTACCCTCCGCGCCGCTCCGGCCAGCTCGAGCTCCATGAGGGCCGAGAGCGTTGTCTCGATGGCCGCACCCGTCTCTCTGGCGACCTCGTCCGCGGACCGCGGATCGAGCGAGAGCGCGCCGAGCGCCGCCTCGGCGCATGCCGAAACCTCCGGAGCCGGCGCCGGCTCTCCCGCCCCGCCGGGGGCGAGCAGCGGACCCCAGACCGGTTCGAGGTCCTCCAGAACGTCCTCGGCGTCCTCTACGAGCCTCGCGCCGTCCCGGAGAAGCCTGTTCGAGCCGCGGCACGCCGCCCTGCCCGCAGGCCCGGGACACGCGAAGACCTCGCGCCCCTCGTCGAGGGCGAAGGCGGCCGTGATGAGGGCGCCGCTCTTCTCACTCGCCTCGACGACGATCACCCCGACCGACAGACCGGCGATCACGCGGTTTCGACGCGGGAAGAAGGAGCGTCTCGGATCGACACGGGGAGCGAACTCCGACAGCAGGCAGCCCGTCCGTCGGATCTCGGCCGCCAGCCCCGCATGCTCCGGAGGGTAGACCCTGCGGAGTCCCGAACCCAGAACCGCGACTGTTCTCCCCCCGGCCGACAGCGCACCGCGGTGCGCCGCGGAGTCAACGCCCCGGGCCAGGCCGCTGACGACCGTGATGCCTCGCCCGGCCAGTCCGCGCCCCATCGACCGCGCGACGGCCAGCGAGCGCTCCGAGGCTCTCCTCGAACCGACGATCGCCACCGCCGGCTCCTCACCCGGAGGCGCGCCCTCGCTGAAGAGCCCGGCCGGCGCGCCGTACGTCTCGTCGAGACGCGAGGGGTACGCCTCCCCTCCGCGTTCGAGGAAATCGATCCCCTCGGCGGAGAGTTCGAGCAGCCTACGGGACGGCTCAAGCTTCTTCGCGGCGGCCAGCGCCCGACGAAGCCTCGCCGGAACAGCGGCGTCGCGCGACCCCGTGAGGACGGCCGTGCGATACGAGCCGTAGCGCCTCCGGAGCCGTTCTGCCGAGGCGGGACCCACGCCGCTCGCCAGGACAACGACGAGCGCAGCCTCCCTCTCCGTCACGTGCTGGTCCTCTGGGGAGGTCCGGGGGTCGCCGGCGGGTGAGCCCCAGGCCGACGGGTCACACGTTCGGGGACGACCCGCCGCAGCCGGCCCGCTCGCGCTCCACGAGGTCGATGAGGAGACGAACGAGGTCATCGACGCCCTCGCCCGTCAGTCCCGAGACGGACACGACCCGCTCGCCGCCGAACGACGCCTCGGGCGGACCGTCGGGACCGCGGAGGTCGACCTTGCTCCACGCAACGACCCTCGGCTTGTCCGTGAGGTCGGCGTCGTGGCGTTCGAGCTCCTCCATGAGCACCCTGTAGTCGGTCGCCGGGTCGTCGGCCGCCGCATCGATGAGGACGACGAGGACGCGCGTACGCTCGATGTGCCGAAGGAACTGGTGACCCAGCCCCTTGCCCTCGTGCGCCCCCTCGATGAGCCCGGGCAGGTCGGCGACGACGAAGCTCCCGTCGATACCGTATCTGACGAGACCGAGCACCGGCGAGAGCGTCGTGAAGGGATAGTCTCCGACCCGGGGCCGCGCCGCTGAGAGCTTCCGAAGGAGCGTCGACTTGCCGGCGTTCGGCAGACCGACGAGCCCGACGTCGGCCATCAACTTGAGCTCGAACTCGACCATCCGCTCGACGCCGTGACGACCCTCCTCGGCCCTGCGCGGCGCCCTGTCGGTCGACGTGGCGAAGCGCGCGTTGCCGCGTCCTCCGCCGCCGCCCTTCGCGACGACGACCCGCTCGCCCGGCTCATCCAGATCAGCCAGAACCTCGCCCGTCTCCGCATCGCGCAGCACGGTCCCGACGGGGACACGGATGACGACGTCCTCGCCGCTCCTGCCGGACTTCCGCGCGCCGGATCCGTGCTGTCCCGAGCCGGCGCGGTAGTGTCGTCTGTAGTGAAGGTCGACGAGCGTCGACTTTCCCTCGTCCGCCTCGACGATCACGTCGCCGCCGCGGCCGCCGTCCCCGCCGTCGGGGCCTCCGCGGGGTACGAACTTCTCCCGCCGGAAGCTCACGCATCCGTCGCCGCCGCGCCCGCCGCGCACCTCTGCCTTCGCGGTATCGACTAGCATGGCGCCTCGTCGAGATCGCCCCACCAGGGGTTCGGGAGATGTGTGAGGATCTTCTCGGGATTCAGGATTCCGTCAGGGTCGAGGGCGCGCTTCACGGCGGCCGTCGCCTCGAGAGCGGTCTCCTCGAGCTCGGAGGCCAGCTGGTCCGCCTTGGTGATACCTATGCCGTGTTCTCCGGACAGCGTGCCGCCGAGGGAGAGCGCCAGTTGGAAGAGCCGGTCGACGGCGGCTCGGGCCCGGCGGCGGCTTCCGACATCGTCGCGGTCGAACATCACATTGACGTGGAGATTGCCGTCACCGGCGTGACCGAACGACAGGATCCTGAGATCGTGCTCCCTGCCGATGGCACGCATGCCGTGGACGAAGTCGGGAATGCGGCTTCGCGGTACGGTGATGTCCTCGTTCGCCTTCCCGGTCGCGAGACGCGCGAGCGACGGCGAGATCGAGCGACGGATCTCACGGATCTCCTCGCGCTCGGTGTCATCCGAGGGGCTCCTGAATCCGGTCGCGCCGAACTCGTCCGCGAGACGGCCGAGCTGTTCGGTCGCGCCCGATACGGCTTCCGTCGTCCCCTCGAGCTCCACGAGCAGCCCGCCCTCGATGTCCCTCTCCGGCCGCGCTCCCCGCACGAACTCGTGCGAGGCGACATATGTGTCGCGGTCGATGAGCTCGAGTGACGAGACAGGGAGAGCCGAGGCGACGATCGCGGCCACAGCGCGCGCCGCGGATTCCAGGTCCGCGAACTCGATCCAGAAGGTCCCGGTCGCCTCGGGGGCAGGGGTCAACCTGAGAGCCGCGTCGGTCACGACGGAGAGCGTCCCCTCGGAGCCGACGAGCAGGGGGCCGGCGTCCCACGACGTTCGCCGCTCGCCGGAGAGAATTCCGGTCGAGACGACCGACCCGTCGGACAATACTGCCTCGAGTCCCGCAACGTAGTCGCGAGTCGTGCCGTGGAGTACCGTCGCTGGACCGCCCGCGCACTCGGCGATGTTCCCGCCCACGGTCGAGACCTTCCGGCTCGCAGGGTCCGGAGGGTAGCTCAAACCCCCGGCCTCGGCCGCCTCGGCGAGGGCTTCGTTCACAACGCCCGGGCCCGCGAGTGCCACAAGGGCCC
Protein-coding sequences here:
- a CDS encoding FAD-binding protein yields the protein MRVSERRGFGSTRLPDGFAERLSRVSGVSVSTAIEDRICYSYDATDVRALPDAVAWPESSVEVADVLRAAREADVPVVPRGAGTGYTGGSLPVVGGIGLSLERMNTVSSIDTRALVALAGPGVVNEALAEAAEAGGLSYPPDPASRKVSTVGGNIAECAGGPATVLHGTTRDYVAGLEAVLSDGSVVSTGILSGERRTSWDAGPLLVGSEGTLSVVTDAALRLTPAPEATGTFWIEFADLESAARAVAAIVASALPVSSLELIDRDTYVASHEFVRGARPERDIEGGLLVELEGTTEAVSGATEQLGRLADEFGATGFRSPSDDTEREEIREIRRSISPSLARLATGKANEDITVPRSRIPDFVHGMRAIGREHDLRILSFGHAGDGNLHVNVMFDRDDVGSRRRARAAVDRLFQLALSLGGTLSGEHGIGITKADQLASELEETALEATAAVKRALDPDGILNPEKILTHLPNPWWGDLDEAPC
- the obgE gene encoding GTPase ObgE encodes the protein MLVDTAKAEVRGGRGGDGCVSFRREKFVPRGGPDGGDGGRGGDVIVEADEGKSTLVDLHYRRHYRAGSGQHGSGARKSGRSGEDVVIRVPVGTVLRDAETGEVLADLDEPGERVVVAKGGGGGRGNARFATSTDRAPRRAEEGRHGVERMVEFELKLMADVGLVGLPNAGKSTLLRKLSAARPRVGDYPFTTLSPVLGLVRYGIDGSFVVADLPGLIEGAHEGKGLGHQFLRHIERTRVLVVLIDAAADDPATDYRVLMEELERHDADLTDKPRVVAWSKVDLRGPDGPPEASFGGERVVSVSGLTGEGVDDLVRLLIDLVERERAGCGGSSPNV
- a CDS encoding DUF362 domain-containing protein translates to MSGTERATVAVVSCGSYERREVGAAVSRAVDLIGGIGRFVRPGERILLKPNLLSAKAPERAITTHPEVARAVIRLVRDAGAEPEMGDSPGGAIRGVERVWRNTGFEELAEETEVALRSFEASGSEERTGALRPYMVARPVLEADGIINLPKMKTHVLTLYTGAVKNMYGIVPGFMKGRLHSVAPRPVPFSRIVVDIFSLRPPRLHVMDAVAAMEGDGPSGGSRRHVGAILASADPVALDAVASGMMGYRERQVPTVRIGEERGLGVAGLDRIDIVGDDAEKLAPEDFRLPGTGALNYIPDILVRLLEPFIWAHPEMSPERGCRGPECGLCVRSCPVRAIRLVDGVPTVDFKTCVECLCCHEVCPHDAVEVKLSWLAGRFA
- the dprA gene encoding DNA-protecting protein DprA, with the translated sequence MTSFVSSSTSWSASGPAAAGRPRTCDPSAWGSPAGDPRTSPEDQHVTEREAALVVVLASGVGPASAERLRRRYGSYRTAVLTGSRDAAVPARLRRALAAAKKLEPSRRLLELSAEGIDFLERGGEAYPSRLDETYGAPAGLFSEGAPPGEEPAVAIVGSRRASERSLAVARSMGRGLAGRGITVVSGLARGVDSAAHRGALSAGGRTVAVLGSGLRRVYPPEHAGLAAEIRRTGCLLSEFAPRVDPRRSFFPRRNRVIAGLSVGVIVVEASEKSGALITAAFALDEGREVFACPGPAGRAACRGSNRLLRDGARLVEDAEDVLEDLEPVWGPLLAPGGAGEPAPAPEVSACAEAALGALSLDPRSADEVARETGAAIETTLSALMELELAGAARRVPGGRYVVSDAEAVRRGLVRQ